One segment of Erigeron canadensis isolate Cc75 chromosome 2, C_canadensis_v1, whole genome shotgun sequence DNA contains the following:
- the LOC122586667 gene encoding probable receptor-like protein kinase At5g59700 — protein sequence MEEVQHLKIRLEIIKLATNNFSDETCIGKGGFGKVYLGILTLSDEQIRVAVKRLDRRFGQGKREYLKEIQMLTCYRHKNLVSLVGFCDENGECILVYEYAKHGSLDKYLHNTTELSWIRRLKISLGAARGLNYLHHEVGSEHRVLHRDIKSPNILLDENWEAKVSDFGLSKIGPSNLEFTYVVTDACGTIGYIDPQYLETGILTKESDVYSFGVLLFEILCGRLAHIRTSQDGQSHLATLAQHSCEENRLDEIILPDLKNQMREDSLGVFSKAAYLCLKQNRSDRPTMAWIVENLEHALRLQELGKQSVDNDQQYWSFQLEENHKLQKVTIDHGDVIYSLMFTTQYEGMFHTSNKAGGSASGNILSQVMFDADEEIIDIKGTINNTQGGNIFVSSLTFQTNKRTYGPFGRASESLFSIPWGKGSLVGFYGLAGDYIDGIGVYLKANAETMKIGPWGKTIVVRPENHWSFELERNHHLKEIKIKHGDLIESLIFTTQYKGLKYNSKKVGGWGSTGERQLSVVTFDWDEEIIGIAGTVAKSRGSNAGYVIISSISFVTDKRTHGPFGTVRGTPFSVQYSGSFAGFHGLCGSYLDSIGVYLKATL from the exons ATGGAAGAAGTACAACACTTAAAAATTCGGCTTGAAATTATAAAGTTGGCCACCAACAATTTCAGTGATGAAACTTGCATCGGAAAAGGTGGTTTCGGGAAGGTGTACTTAGGAATACTCACGCTATCTGACGAGCAGATCAGAGTTGCCGTGAAGAGACTGGATCGTCGGTTTGGACAAGGGAAGCGTGAGTATTTAAAGGAAATTCAAATGCTTACATGCTATAGGCACAAAAACCTCGTCTCCCTTGTTGGATTTTGTGACGAGAATGGAGAATGTATCCTGGTTTATGAGTATGCAAAACATGGAAGCCTTGACAAATATCTACACAATACTACTGAGCTCTCCTGGATACGACGTCTCAAAATAAGCCTCGGGGCAGCCCGGGGACTTAATTACCTACATCATGAGGTGGGTTCCGAACATAGGGTTTTGCATCGCGATATAAAGAGCCCAAACATTCTCCTCGATGAGAATTGGGAAGCAAAAGTATCTGATTTTGGATTGTCTAAAATAGGCCCTTCAAATTTGGAGTTCACATATGTTGTCACCGATGCTTGTGGCACCATAGGCTATATTGATCCACAATATTTAGAAACCGGCATTCTAACCAAAGAATCAGATGTTTATTCCTTTGGTGTGTTGCTATTTGAAATATTGTGTGGAAGGCTGGCACATATTCGTACATCTCAAGATGGGCAAAGTCATCTTGCTACCCTCGCCCAACATTCATGTGAAGAAAACAGATTAGATGAGATCATCCTTCCAGATCTGAAGAATCAAATGAGAGAAGATTCGTTGGGCGTGTTCTCCAAGGCTGCATATCtatgtttaaaacaaaatagaaGTGATCGCCCAACAATGGCATGGATCGTGGAGAATCTTGAACACGCGTTGCGACTTCAA GAACTCGGAAAACAAAGTGTGGATAATGATCAGCAATATTGGTCTTTTCAACTTGAGGAAAATCATAAGCTCCAAAAAGTAACCATTGATCATGGTGATGTAATATACTCTCTCATGTTCACCACTCAATATGAAGGTATGTTTCACACTTCAAACAAGGCTGGTGGTTCAGCTAGTGGAAACATTCTTTCTCAG GTCATGTTTGATGCCGACGAGGAAATAATTGATATTAAAGGAACCATTAATAATACCCAAGGTGGTAATATATTTGTTTCATCACTAACTTTTCAAACGAACAAGAGAACCTATGGACCTTTTGGTCGAGCATCCGAATCTCTTTTCTCTATACCATGGGGAAAAGGCTCGTTAGTTGGTTTTTATGGCCTCGCTGGTGACTATATTGATGGCATCGGTGTCTATCTGAAAGCCAATGCTGAAACCATGAAGATTGGACCATGGGGAAAAACTATTGTCGTGCGTCCAGAAAATCATTGGTCTTTCGAACTTGAGAGAAATCATCATCTGAAAGAGATAAAGATTAAACATGGCGATCTCATAGAATCTCTGATTTTCACTACACAATATAAAGGGTTAAAATACAATTCTAAAAAAGTCGGTGGTTGGGGTAGTACTGGTGAGCGTCAACTTTCCGTG GTAACATTCGACTGGGATGAAGAAATTATTGGCATCGCTGGAACAGTTGCGAAATCAAGGGGATCTAATGCAGGTTACGTAATCATTTCATCAATATCATTTGTGACGGACAAAAGAACTCACGGGCCTTTTGGTACAGTAAGAGGGACGCCTTTCTCAGTACAATACAGTGGTTCTTTTGCTGGATTTCATGGCCTTTGTGGCAGTTATCTTGATAGCATCGGTGTCTATTTGAAGGCCACATTGTAA